A portion of the Gammaproteobacteria bacterium genome contains these proteins:
- the pyrE gene encoding orotate phosphoribosyltransferase, with protein sequence MNDYRHEFLAFAISRGVLRFGEFELKSGRKSPYFFNAGLFNTGEALNQLGEFYARAILQADVQFDMLFGPAYKGIPLVAAVSIALARQGRDVPWCFNRKEAKSHGEGGNLVGAPLAGRVLIVDDVITAGTAIRESLDLIKAHQASPVGIVVSLNRQEKGQGERSAIQEIEQQENIPVISIASLDDLLKYLENGAAEAQYLAAIRSYRERYAVST encoded by the coding sequence ATGAATGATTATCGGCATGAATTTTTGGCCTTTGCAATTAGCCGCGGCGTGCTGCGCTTTGGTGAATTTGAATTGAAATCCGGTCGTAAAAGTCCGTATTTTTTTAATGCAGGTTTATTTAATACGGGTGAAGCATTAAATCAATTGGGCGAGTTTTATGCGCGCGCTATTTTACAAGCCGATGTGCAATTCGATATGTTGTTTGGCCCTGCTTACAAGGGCATTCCTTTGGTGGCGGCAGTCTCAATTGCATTAGCACGACAGGGTCGTGATGTGCCGTGGTGTTTTAATCGCAAAGAAGCGAAATCCCATGGCGAAGGCGGCAATTTGGTGGGCGCGCCTTTAGCGGGTCGCGTGTTAATTGTTGATGATGTGATCACCGCGGGTACTGCGATTCGAGAGTCTTTGGATTTAATCAAAGCGCACCAAGCGTCGCCAGTGGGCATTGTGGTGTCGTTGAATCGTCAGGAAAAAGGCCAGGGTGAACGTTCGGCCATTCAAGAAATCGAACAACAAGAAAATATCCCCGTGATCAGCATCGCGAGTTTAGATGATTTACTTAAGTATTTAGAAAATGGTGCCGCTGAAGCTCAATACCTAGCGGCTATCCGCTCATACCGAGAACGCTACGCTGTGTCGACTTGA
- a CDS encoding DUF4124 domain-containing protein, whose product MTSLLLSLMAFADSAPASGKVYRWTDEKGRVHYGDKMPPEVVSKDHQVLDGRGQVAKSVGHVKTQAEIEQDALANDEKSKKQREQIRQRKHDKLLLDTFTTERDLVIARDDRLDSVQSSLNLARGNNESVAHQIEILDKRMTQVKANKKDIPPNMLANMKNLTSQRQKNDEYIVRQEEEYNRLKDQFKTDLQRYRELKNITAPESVAEAEAAATRAIAAAAKPTKVVAVEETGKTKSKKSRKKPAPPAAKAE is encoded by the coding sequence ATGACGAGCTTATTATTGTCATTGATGGCGTTTGCAGATAGTGCGCCTGCTAGTGGCAAAGTATATCGATGGACAGATGAAAAAGGCCGCGTCCATTATGGGGACAAAATGCCACCTGAAGTAGTTTCTAAAGATCACCAAGTCTTAGACGGTCGCGGTCAAGTCGCGAAGTCAGTCGGCCATGTCAAAACACAAGCAGAAATTGAGCAAGACGCACTCGCTAATGACGAAAAATCTAAAAAACAACGCGAACAAATTCGGCAACGTAAACACGACAAATTATTATTAGACACTTTCACTACTGAACGTGATTTAGTAATCGCTAGAGATGATCGTTTGGATTCAGTGCAATCTTCGTTAAATCTAGCGCGCGGCAATAATGAATCCGTCGCCCATCAGATTGAAATACTCGATAAACGCATGACACAGGTAAAAGCTAATAAAAAAGATATTCCACCCAATATGTTGGCGAATATGAAAAATTTAACCAGCCAACGTCAGAAAAATGATGAATATATTGTTAGGCAAGAAGAAGAATACAATCGGTTAAAAGACCAATTTAAAACTGATCTACAACGTTATCGTGAATTAAAAAATATTACGGCACCCGAGTCAGTTGCGGAAGCAGAAGCAGCGGCTACTAGAGCCATTGCCGCTGCGGCTAAACCCACTAAAGTTGTGGCGGTGGAAGAAACGGGTAAAACAAAAAGCAAAAAATCTCGGAAAAAACCAGCACCGCCAGCCGCTAAAGCAGAATAA